The sequence GGCTCACAAACTCGCAGGTCAGAACACGTGAATGAACGCCGCGAGCGGTAGAAGCTGGGAGCACGCCAGCGGGCCACTGCCGAAATTCGCGAGATCTCGCATCGGCACGAACCGCGGTGCACTCTCCTCCCTGTCCGGGCGGCGCCCCGGACAGACCAGGGCTTGCGGAGCTAACACCTCCGTGGCCCAGGGTTCGACCGTTCGTTCATCCACACGTGGCTCCGCCACACCCAAGACAAGGAAGTGTCATGCCTGCAACCCGGGTGGCAGAGAAGCCTCCGACGACTCGACGGCGCGCTCCGCGGTTCCTGCTCCCGGCAACCGGTGTGATCGGTGGCGCCTCTGCCGGCGGCGTCGCCTACGCCGGAGCCCCCTGGTGGGTGGTCTTCCTGTGCTCCGTGCTTTGTGCGGCGATCGCCAGCCTCCCCGCGCTGCTCCCGCAAGAGTCCGAGCACCGGCGAGACGTGCTGCGGGACTTGTTCCGCCACCGCGAGCGCATGTACGAGCTACGACGTGAGCCGCCCCGGCAGCAAGCAAAGGACGCTCTCGCCCGACATGAGCGCGACGTCAGGGACCGGCGATCAGCCACAAGATCAGGGCGGCGTCGAGATCCTGCGAGTACCGGTACACCACGCTGATCCCGCGGCCGCCAGTCTGCTCAGGCAGCAGCTCGACGACGCGCGACTCGCTGCGCGGATCGGCGTCCGGGAGGCGGCGCCCCTGCCCGGGGTCTTCTTCGAGCGCTCGGCGGACGGACTCGACGGCCAACTGCTCGGACCGACTCAGCTCCTGGCAGACCTTCGCCGCCGCGTCGGAATAGAAGGCATGCGTCACCGGACGCCGGCCTCCGTGAGCTTCTGCCGCAGCTCGGCCTCGACGTCAGCGGTCGTCCGAGCGAGCGCCGCCATGCCCTGGGCGTCATAGCGGAGCAAGACCCGGTGCCGGTACGCCTGGGTGAGTTCACGGACGGCAGTAAGGTCGTCGAGGTCGAGGGCGTCCAACTCCGCCTCGAAAGCCTGCCGGTCGCCGGGGAAGCCCCAGGTCGACAGGGCCTCGCGCAGCTCGGCGAGCGTGCCCATGGGCGGGCTGAAGCCGGGCTGGTCGGCCGGGTGGTCGGGCTGTGCGGTCACGGTGACCTCCTCCTTGCTCTGGTCTCGACGCTACCGCCTACCGCCCCGGCGCGGCACGGCCCGGCGGAATCCGCACACCCTTGTACCCGGGGTCGAGGTGCGGCGGGCGCGTCCTCAGGGGAGGCCCTGGGGGCGGGCGCATCGGCTGGGCGTCGCCCCCAGGGCACCGTGCCAGTCTCCCCTACGCGGCGGGCGTCGCCCGCAAGGGCGACTGCGTCACCCCGCGCGGTGCTCTATATAGGGCAGGCTCCTTGCCTTCTGTGCCCATGTGCTCCTTCGCGCCGGGCCCTGGCGGTGGTTCGGCGACGTCGGTGGGGCAGTATCTGCTCAGTCTGTTGTGCTCGGTGAGGGGTCGTCGTGGGTTCGTTGCGTCGCGCTGTGCCGCTGGTGGTGCTGTCCTGTCTGGTGCTGTCAGGATGTTCGTCCTCCGGGTTGCATTCCGGTGGGAAGGCCGGCGGGAAGAACGGCGCGTCGGCTGCAGGGCCCTCGGGTGCGGTGGGTTCGGCGGTACCTGTGGGTTCGATGGGGAAGATTCCGGTGGGGGCCGGTCCGCAGAAGACCTACACGGTGCAGCAGCAGCCGCCCGCGGGCAGCTGCCACTACAGGTACACCAAGGACGGCGAGCCGCTCCGGATCTGAAGTGCACGCCGGGCGCGACGTCGCCGGCGGTGACGCAGGCGAACCTGGCGCAGACGATCTGCGCCAAGGGCGGCTACACCAAGGGGATCCGGCCGCCAGCTTCGATCACGGGCCAGGAGAAGAAGCTGAACGCGGCGTCCTACGGCTACAAGGGAAGCCTCAAGGATTCCGAATATGATCATGATCTTTCGCTTCAGCTGGGCGGCGACCCGAACGATCCCCGCAACCTCTAGGTCGAACCGCCGGACCCGGGTCACACGCCGGGGAGCACGGTCAACAACCGGAAGGACCCGAGACGAAGCTGCACACCGCAGTCTGCTCGGGCAAGGTCACTCTCGCCGCGGCACAAAACGCGATCGCCACAGACTGGACCACCGCGCTGCAGTCCCTCGGGCTGAGCTGACACCCACACCCGCGCGTACGACGAAGCGGCCACCAACGCCATCCGGCCGCAGCCGGGAGGAGGATCGCAACACCACGCCCGGCGCTGTCCCGGACACCGACCTTGCCAATGGCGGTCGTCCTTCGGGACGGCCGAGGATCGAATTTCCCACGTACGGCCGGTTGTGGTGTCACTCTCTGTGAGTGATCGCGCCGACCTCAGTCGACGTCGACGTTGCCCAGGAGTTCGAGGAGGCGGGAGAGGACTCGGAGGCAGGCGTCGACCTCGGCGTCGGTGAGGTCACCGCCGACCTGGCGCAGCACTGCACGTTCGCGGTCGATCACGGTGGTGATGGCGACCTGGCCCTGTTCGGTCAGCCGGATGAGGGATGACCTCTTGTGGGCCGGATTGGGGGCGGACTCGACCAAACCGTGGGCAGTGGCGTCGTTGACCATACGCTGCACGAACTGGCGGCTCAACGCCTGCGCCCGACCCATCTGAGGGACGGTCATGGGACCGTGCTCGCCCAGTAGATTGAGCACGGCCCGTACCCCCACCGACAGCCCCTCGACGGACACGTCCTGCTCCACCTTGCGCTGTGTGCGTCGGTACAGCGGCCCCACGAGGTCGAACACCTCGGTGAGCCGGTCGACCAGTTCTTCGGATGCCAGGCCACGGTCTGTCTCATTCACCCCACCATGATGACACCTGGGTTGCCATTCGTTCCCGGCAATGACACCTTGGTTGTCATGAATGATCTGTTCTGGCTCGACATCGGCGCCGGCCAACCCCTCGTCCTGCTGCACGGCGGATTCCTGGACCACCGCATGTGGGACGACCAGATACCCGCCCTCGCCGCGCGGTACCGCGTCATCGCGCCCGATGCCCGCGGCCACGGCCGGTCACCCAACGCCACCGAACCGTTCCGGCACACCGACGACCTCGCCGCGCTGCTACGACACTTGGGCACCGGCCCCGTGGTCCTGGTGGGCGTCTCCATGGGGGGCAGCATCGCGGTCGACACCGCACTGGAGCATCCAGAACTGGTCAGCGCCGTGGTCGTCAGCGGTGCCGGGACCAGCGAGCCGCATTTCACCGACCCCTGGACCACCCGAACCTGGACCGCATGGCACGCGGCAATGGCCGCCGGCGACCTGGCCGCCTCGGTCGAGGCGTTCACGCTCTTCGCCGCGGGACCGCACCGCACCCTCGACGACCTCCACCCCGAAGTCGTCGACCGCCTGCGCGAGATGACCCGCAGCACCCTGTCCAAGCACACCCCCGACGAACCCGACCTGCGCATCCCTATCCGCGACACCTGGGATCGTGCCGCCAAGATCGACGTGCCCGTGCTGGCCGTCAATGGCGCCATCGACTCACCCGACCACCTCGGCATGGCTGAACGCCTCACCCGCACCGTCGCCGACGGACGCGCCATCTCGATCGACGGGACCGCCCACTACCCCAACATGGAACGCCCGGACGTCTTCAACGAGACCCTCGAAGGCTTCCTCCGTACTGTGTGACCACACCACCGCCCCCGTTACCTTTCTCGTGGCCCCGCAATGGGGCGCCTGACCCCCGGGCCCGGTATGGCTGTCTGCCCCCTGTCGTACGCATGACCTGGGGGACAGAACCAGATTCAAACAGCCCCATCAACGACACCAGCCCTCAGCAGAAGAACGACACGACACAACCACTCACCAAGGAAAAACCACCCTGAAACACTGTCGCCAACCACTGCAACTCACACGTCGCGCATCACGGATTCTCCCCCGCGCTGGCCGCGGGGCCAGATGGCCAGCAGAGTACGGTCGTCGCGGAAGGTCTGATGGGAGAAGTCCAGCAGGTGCCCGAGCCACAGACGAGGCGGCGGCGCGGCGAGCAGCCCGCTCTTGACGGCTGAGTCGCCGTCGCTGCCACGGCGGGCGATGTCGGTGACGGTCATCCGCCAGCCGTCGCGGTGCGTGGAGAGCAGTCCCAACAGGCCCTTGGCCTTGAAGGACAACTGGGTGTCGCGGAAGAGCCCGTTGGCAATCTGGGTGAACTGATCAGCCGCCATCACGTCCCGGCAAATCCCCGCTGGGAGTCTCCCGGCGTGCTCGGCCGCGGGGACTGTGACCACCAAGTCGGCATCGATCAGTGCGATGTCCAAGGTGGCCGGTCGGTCCGTGATGCAGTAGACGATCTCGCCGAGGGTGCCGTCCGGGCGGCGCAGGCGTTCACGGATCAGGTAGCCGTGTGCCTCCAGCTCCCGCAGGCCGGTGCGTACTGCTTCCCGCCCGTCCGGGCCCACGCGAACGAGGTCGGTGACGGTCACCTGCCAGCCGTTCCTGTGCATACTGACGTACCCCAAGATGCCCTTCGCCTTGTAGGAGAGCCGGCCGTCACGGAACAGACCGTTGGCAATCTGGGTGACCTGATCAGCCGCCATCACGCCCCGGCAAATCCCCGCCCCGAAGCAGCTCACCGCCGTGCCCCGGCGCGTACCGCGCGCAGTGGACACAGCGGCACACCGGCCCCGCCGACGTGGGGCGCTCGGCGGTCCTGAATGCGCCGCAGTACATGTGTTCCATGCCTTCAGGTCACCCGCCAGCCCCGACCAGGCCGGCGGCCACGATCCCCGACCATCGCTCACGATCCAGCAACGGCAGCCGTCTAGCTGCCATGGTCGGGCTCATGGTCGGGCCGACCACGCACCTTCGGCCCGGCGCCCAGTGGTTGCGAGTCGAGGATCCTGCGCATCGGGTTGTGCGGTGTCGCCGCGCAACCCGCCCGGGGTTCCCGCTCGTGCGCATCGGATTACGGGGAGGCTGCGCAGTGCGCCTCGACATTCCAGGTCTCCTCGTGCGCGCGTCCCGTTGCCGGACCCCACACGTCCCTGTCGCGGTGCGAGTGGCGTGCGTCTCTGACCGGTGTGCGGGTCGGGGCCGTACGCGTGTGGTCGCGCGGCGATCCTCCGCCCGAGCACGTACGCCGCCCGCTGCCGGCGCATGGTCGGGGCCGTGGTCGGGGTCTCGTGGTCGGTGGTCGGGTCGGGGCCGGCGGGTTCTCTCAAGGTCAGCAACATTTCGTTCTGACCTGGGAGTTTGACCATGTCCCCTGGCATGCAGACCTCGGAGAGCCAGGCTGGTGCTCCGATGGCGGCAGGCGTGGCCCTTCAGGCGATGCAGCGCCGCGTACGCCTCTCACGCGTGGCCGTCTGGACCGTGATCGCGGCCGGCCCCATCGCCTTGTGCGTCGCCATCGCCTCCACCCCGACCACGGTCCAGGCGGCCACCCCCGCCAAGCCCACCACCGTGCACACCGCGGCCGCCGCCGACCCGGCCGGCTATGCGCAGCTGTTCGTCAGCGCGTGGCTGCGCAGCAGCGCCAACGACGCGACCACTGCGCAGGCCCGGCTTGCGCAGTCACTCGCACCGGACGTCGACCTGCCCGCCCCGGCCGCCGATGCGCAGCCGGCGCCGCAGTCCGTCACGGCGGTGCGCAGTGCGCACAGCGAGAGCGGCGCGTGGTCGGTGACGGTGGCTGCACAGTACGCCGACGGCTCGGTGCGCTACTACACGGTGCCGGTGACCGCCGGCCGCGACGGCGCCTCGTTCACAGTCAGCGGTGCACCCGGCGTGGTGGCCGGCCCCGGCCGGGCCGCGGTGCCGGCGCCGCCGTGCCAGGTGAGCGTCCCCGACAGCGATCTGTCCTCCGCCATCGGCCAGTCCTCACGGCCTATCTCACCGGTGCCGGAGAGACCGACCGCTACCTCGCACCCGGCGTGCACCTGCTGGCCGTCTCCCCCGCCCCCTACACAGCCGTCTCCGTCCAGCAAGTGTCCGCCATCGAACAGGCAGCAGCCGCCGGCAAGGTGCCAGCAGACGGCACGACGGTGCATGTCCAGACCCAGGCGGAAGCCGGGGACGTCGACCTCACCCCGCTGGCGGACGCGGAGCGGTCGCGTACTCACGCCTGGTACCTCACGCCGGAAGGGGTCCGGCTGACCCGCGATCTTCCTGCTCTGCGGGGGCGTCCGCCCTACCCCATCACCTCGAGGACTGCAGCATCGCTGAAGACTCCGCACACGCTCACTGTCGTGCGCGCTCACCTGCCCTTCGCGGCAGACGCCTGTCTGCGCGGTCACGAGCACGGGCTGTGGGACTGGACCCCTGAGGTGTCCCACCCCATCGGTGAGGGAGAGCGGCTCGTGGCCGACGCTGTCATGCACTACACGGTCCTCGACGGCGAACACCGAAGGAAACTGCGCGGCTTCGTGGAGGTCGATCGCAGCACCATGAGCAGCGAGCGCCTGGCCGTGAAGTTGATCGAGTACGCCCGCCTGTTCCAGTACGAAGCCCAGCCCGTCGGCCGCCGCAGGCAGCCGGCTGCCAATGGCCCTGCGTGGCTGCGCTGGTATCCGGTCTTTCCTCGCGTTCTCTTCGTGCTTACGGGTGCCTCCCGGACCACGCTGGACAACCGGATCAGTGACCTCCAGGCGATGGTCGCCCATCACCCACTCGTGGCGGCACTCGCCCGCGAGGTGCAGCTGGGGGCCGGCGCGCTGGAAGACATCGAGCAACACGGTCCCTCCGAATCCGTGTGGGTGCCGCTGACCGGAGGCGCGCCTCGCCCGTGGACCGCCCTGTAAAAGCACCGCCGGTGCGAGCCAGCCGACGGCAGAAGTCCTCTCAGCAGTAGCCCCGCGCACGACTACGCCCCCGCCGGTCGATGGAATCGGCGGGGGCGTAGCCGTTTTCGAGGTGCGCGTCAGGGCTTACGGTGGCGTCCGCGTCCGGGGGCCATCGGTGGCCGTCCGTCTCCGGCCGTGACGGTGATCTGTGCCGCCTCGTCGCTGATGCCGTGGAGCATCCGTTGCGCGGCTGCGTAGTTATCCACGGTGGTCACCGGCACCCACTGGTAGCCGTCCCACTCCATGATCATCCGGGGCGTATCCCGGTCCAGGTGGGCGGCGCGCTGCGGGCCGGTGCCGAGGGTGACGGCGCGGCGTTCACCGACCGGCCGCAGGCGTGCGGCGCGGCGGTCCGCCCATTCGCTCAGCGGCTCGTCTCCCGGCTCACCCATCGCTCGCCCTCCCTCGTTCTCAGGATCAGACCTTAGCCCACGTCGCGGCCTGTCCCTCGGGTGTGACGATGACCTCGAACTCCTCCAGGGGCGGCGCGCCGTCGGTGCGCCACCGTGCCACCTTGTCTTCAACGGCGTCCCAGAGGCGATCGGGTCCGCCCTGACGGACTGTCCAGGAGTCGCCGTCCTTCGCGAACGCGGCCCATGACGCCTTTTCGACGTCCAGGAGTACATGTGTCTCCCGGCCATCCCACGTGAGGGTGACGCGCTGGGCCTGGGGGCGGCGAGTTGGGCGACGAAGCGCGTGTTCCAGTCGTTCAGCACGTCGGGCGCGAGGGTGGCAGGGCGCTCCTGCCCGGCGTTCAGGTCAGGGAGGGTGCCCAGGGGCGGCGGGAGTTGGGGGCGGGCGAGCATGAAGGAGACTTGGCCGCCAAGGAACCGGCCGCGTGCGGTGCCGTCCTCGCCCACGGTGAGGCGGGCGAGTTCGGAGGCGTACAGCCAGCCGGACAGGGTGGCAAGGATGGTCCCGCCGGGCCGGGTCTGCTCCACCCACGCGTGGGGGAGAGCGACCACGCCGCAGGTGGCGACCAGCCGGTCATACGGTGCGCCGTCGGGGCAACCGGCCAGACCGTCACCCACGATCACTTGCGGGCAGTAGTCGCAGTTCCCAAGGGCTACCCGGGCCGTGCCAGCAACGTCGGCGTCGACTTCCACGGACGTCACGCGGTCGTCACCGAGCCGGTGGCACAGGAGTCCGGTGGAGTAGCCCGATCCGATTTCCAGCACCCTGTGCCCGTCCTGCACTTGCAGCTCTTCCAGCATGCGCACCACCAGGGACGGCAGGGTGCGGGACGAGGTGGGGGCGCGCAGGATCTCACCGCGGATGTCGCGGGGGGCGATGGTGTCGGCGATCTGGGTGACGAGGGATTCGTCGTCGTAACAGCGCTCCAGCCATCGGGGATCGTCGGGCATGACCGGCCGCCATGCGGTCGGGGCGGAGCCGGGTACGGGCTCGAAGAAGCCGCCGCTCAGGAACTCGTGCCGGGGTACCTCTTCGACGGCTGCTCGCCATGGTGCGGTGCGGAGCTGTCCGCCGGCGGCCAGCCGGTCGGCGAGCGCCAGGCGTAGGGCTTTGTCGTCGTCACTCACGTGGTGTTCTTCCTCTCCAGCAGATCAGCCATGGCCGCGATCATGGGCAAGCCGGTCTCGAGCTCCAGCCACGCCCACTGTCCCGAAGGGTTGCACTCCAGGAACCACCATGTCCCCCAGCGGTCTATGGCGAAGTCGAAAGCGCCGAAGACCAGCCCGAAAGAGGCGAGATACCGGTACAGGGCTGTGGTCAGGCCGTCCGGGGGTGTGACGGTGGTGTAGGTGAGCTGGGTGTAGTCGGTGCGCCAGTCCAACAGGTCCGAGTCGATCCGGACGGTAAACACGTGGTCGCCGATCACCGTGACCCTCGCGTCAGCCGCCTTGTCCACGCGCTGCTGGAACAGGTGGGCGGTGCCGCCTACCTCGACGTCGATGTCGTCGGCGGTGACCTCGTCCACTTTCACAGTGCAGGAGACGCCCTCGTCGTCCTGGTAGAGCGGGGCGGCTAATGGCTTGTAGATCACCGGCCCGTGCCGCTTGACGAATGAGCGGGCCGCGTCGGGGGTCGAGGTGATCAGGGTGGGCGGGAGCTGGAACCCGGCTGCCGCGGCGGCGGCGAGACCGGACGGTTTGAACTCGGCGTCGCCGATGCGGTGCGGGTGGTTCACGTACAGGCAGCCTGGCAGGGAGGCGATGATGCCGCCGAGCCCGTAGCGGGCCTGGGCGACGGCGAAGCGGGCCGTCTGCTGATCGAGGTGGGGGAAGGCGAAGCCGGACGGGCGGCGGTAGTACAGCGACCGTACGTTCCCGAGGTCGGCGGTACGCGACGGCGTGGTCAGGGTGCCTTGGATGCCGTCGCTGGTGATGGTGGCCGCAACAGACAAGGTGGCGGGGAAGTCCCCGGAGTCGAACCGCACGACCGGGATGCCCCGGCCGTGCAGCTCGTCAATCACCAGGTCGGTTGTGGGGTCGTCCAGGTTGGTGACGACCAGGACCGGACCCGGATGCGTCACTGGTCGTTGTCGTTCCCGGTGTCGCTGTCCTGGGTGGTGCCGTTGCCGTCAGGGCTGGTGCCCGTGGGCGGGTTCGTGCCGGTGCTGGTGCCGTGCCCCGGCATCCTCACCGGCTGTCCGGTGGCGTCGAAAAAGCGGCTGGTCTGGGTGGCCGGGTCCAGCTCGACGCGGGCGTAACCGGGAGCGAGTGCCGGGTAGGGGGTCATGCGGCGCAGGCCCCAGGGGGCTGGGGTGTTGGCTCCTGACGGCAGCGGGGTGCCAGTCGGGACACGATCGGAGTGAGCGAACAACGTTCCTCCCTTGGTCGGTTGTACGGCTCTTGCTGGACCCTGCCGGGCCGGGGTGTGATGAGCAAGACGGCCCGGCAGGGGGCTTGTGGGGCCGTCCGCCCCAGGAGATTGAGCGGACGGCCGTTGTGGTCCCGGAGGCGAGGGACCGTCCCGCGCGATGACATCGTCGCCGGTCTGCTCGCCGATGAACGCCTGCTCAGGGCGTGCGCCGAGCGGGACATGGGCGCGGTGTTCCGGATGCTCAATGCGCGGGGCGTCAGTACGCGGCGGATCGCCGCCGCTGCCGACGTCACACAGGGGCGCTTGTACGACTACATGAACGGCAAGAGCCGGGTCGAGAAGCTGACGCTGTTCGAGCAGATCGCCGACGCCTTCCACATCCCTGGGCACCTTCTGGGACTGGCTCGACGGTCATGGGAGCCCGCGCCGGCGCACGCGGAGCATGAGCGGGCGGACCGGCCGCCGCCGGACGGTGACGACCTGGTGGCGGTGGACCACTTCCGCAGCGCTGACCGGCAGACCGGCGGCGGCCGGTTGTACGGGGCTGTCGTCCGCCATCTGTCGGACCGCGTGGCACCCCGGCTGGTCGACATCAGCAGCGGCCCGCAGGTGTTCGCCGCAGCAGCCGCACTGACCGAGATGGCCGGTTGGATGGCGCACGACTCCGGACACGACGACCGCGCCGCCCAGCAAGCGTCGGCCAAGACCTCCTGAGTACGAACCCCACTCTCGGTTCGGTCCGGGTGGTGCAGCAACTCGACGGACTGCGCGAGCTGCTGGAACCGCACCGGGGATACCTGCCGGTCCGGGAGTACCTGACGCGATTCGACGAAGCACGCCGCGCGAGAATGCTCCTGCTGGCTGACCTGATCCCGCCGTCCCCGGGAGGCACCACCGCATGAGGCCGACAGCACCCAACCCCGCCGACACCGACGCCTGGAACGCCTATCTCGCGGAAGGCAACGCGAAGCAAGCCCGCAAGCGCGTAGCGGCCGACGTGCTGCTGCGGGACCCATCCGGCCGCGTGCTTCTAGTGAACCCCACCTACAAACCGGGGTGGGACCTGCCCGGCGGCATGGCGGAAGCCAACGAGCCGCCGGAGGACACCGCACGCCGTGAACTGATGGAGGAACTCGGCGTACATGTCACCCTGCTCGGGCTGCTGGTGGTGGACTGGGTCGCCCCGCACGGCCCCTGGGACGACCAGATCGCGTTCATCTTCGACGGCGGCACACTCGACCAGGACCAAGCCGACCGCCTACGGCCACGAGACGACGAGCTGTCCGAAGCTTCCTTCGTCACGCCCGCCGAAGCCTCCGTTTACCTGCAGGACCGCATCCGCCGCCGGTTCGAACACGCCCTGAAGGCACTCGATACGGGACGGCCGCTGTACCTCCGAGACGGCGAACCCGTCATATAGACCCGATCCCGACGGCTCTTCACGCGCGGCCCGGTGGGCAACCAGAGCCCTGGCGGCCGCAGAAAAGAGTGTGCGGGCACACGGCGACGTTGGGCGTCCCTCCCCCAGCCAGCGAGTCCCTCCGTTGCCGTCTGATCGGCCGTCACACGGGCCTACGGGGCTGCTGCGGCGCGCGGGGCTCCACAGGGAGCCGTACAGGCCGCGGTCGTAGGCGAGGTGGACCAGCGCGGTGTCCTCGGCGTCGGGGTGTGCGGCGGTGGTGTCGGCCAGGACGCGGTCGGGCAGGCCGAGGTACCAGATGAGCAGGTCAATGGTGGTAGCCCATGTCCACCGCGGCGCCGCCGCCGGCCAGGGATGTCCGGCTGCGCCAGTCGGCGGACGGGTCGGAGCAGTGGAAGGTGTGGCGGCCCTCGACCAGGTACGGCTGCCTGATCTGGCCCAGGAGCCGCACCGATGCGGTGTAGACCGGGTGGAAGCGGCGCTGGACGGTGCCCATCAGCTGAATGTCGGTCTTGTCGCACAGCGCGACCGGCTCAGCGGCCTCGGCCGGGCCAGTCGCGAACAGCTTCTCCTCTGAAGGGGCCCACATGGACCAGACGCCGCACGATGGCTGGCGTGACGCGGTTCGCCACCGCGTCCCACAGCAGCCACAGGCTGCTGCGGGCCATCGCCTCTTTCCTCTCAGTCCCTGGGCCGCCGAGCCGCCACTGCTGCTCCCACGTTATGGCGCCCCACATGGCGCTCAAGTGTGTGACGGACCTGCTCTGCTGGGTTCCCCAGCTCTGTCGACCCGTGTCGAGACGGCGGAAGTGGGTCCGCGCGTTCGGAAGTCCGCTTGGTACGTGGCTTCGCGGGAACCTGCTTGACGCACTGCCGTCACAGGGCGCGGAGCAGCCAGGTCAGGTCTAGTTCGCGGGCGGTCAGGCCGGCTGTCTCGCGGAGTTGGTCGGCTTCGGCTCCGGGGGGCAGTTCGCCGGCGAGAGTGAGGGCCGCTGCCGCCGTTTGCGGGCGGGCGCCGAGGGATGCTCGCAGGTGGTAGGACCGGCGCAGCTGGGCGATGCCCTGTTCCCGGTCCTGTTCCAGGAGGTGGGCGCCGATGTGGCGTACGGCGTAGGACTCCAGCAGCGCGTCGCCGTGTTCCCGGGCGTGCCCCAGTGCCTGCCGGTAGGCCGTGTTGGCGGCGTCAGGATCCTTGTCGATGTGGTCGGCGACCACTCCGAGCCAGAACGTGGCCCAGCCGGTCAGCCGTGAGTCGGCCGTGGCGGTGGTGAAGTCCTCGCGAGCCCGCTGCACGTCTTCGGGGAGCGGGTTCAGGCTGAACAGCAGCCGGGTGTA comes from Streptomyces sp. FXJ1.172 and encodes:
- the tgmA gene encoding putative ATP-grasp-modified RiPP, with product MFAHSDRVPTGTPLPSGANTPAPWGLRRMTPYPALAPGYARVELDPATQTSRFFDATGQPVRMPGHGTSTGTNPPTGTSPDGNGTTQDSDTGNDNDQ
- a CDS encoding DUF6087 family protein translates to MSDDDKALRLALADRLAAGGQLRTAPWRAAVEEVPRHEFLSGGFFEPVPGSAPTAWRPVMPDDPRWLERCYDDESLVTQIADTIAPRDIRGEILRAPTSSRTLPSLVVRMLEELQVQDGHRVLEIGSGYSTGLLCHRLGDDRVTSVEVDADVAGTARVALGNCDYCPQVIVGDGLAGCPDGAPYDRLVATCGVVALPHAWVEQTRPGGTILATLSGWLYASELARLTVGEDGTARGRFLGGQVSFMLARPQLPPPLGTLPDLNAGQERPATLAPDVLNDWNTRFVAQLAAPRPSASPSRGMAGRHMYSWTSKRRHGPRSRRTATPGQSVRADPIASGTPLKTRWHGGAPTARRPWRSSRSSSHPRDRPRRGLRSDPENEGGRAMGEPGDEPLSEWADRRAARLRPVGERRAVTLGTGPQRAAHLDRDTPRMIMEWDGYQWVPVTTVDNYAAAQRMLHGISDEAAQITVTAGDGRPPMAPGRGRHRKP
- a CDS encoding alpha/beta fold hydrolase, which gives rise to MNDLFWLDIGAGQPLVLLHGGFLDHRMWDDQIPALAARYRVIAPDARGHGRSPNATEPFRHTDDLAALLRHLGTGPVVLVGVSMGGSIAVDTALEHPELVSAVVVSGAGTSEPHFTDPWTTRTWTAWHAAMAAGDLAASVEAFTLFAAGPHRTLDDLHPEVVDRLREMTRSTLSKHTPDEPDLRIPIRDTWDRAAKIDVPVLAVNGAIDSPDHLGMAERLTRTVADGRAISIDGTAHYPNMERPDVFNETLEGFLRTV
- a CDS encoding MarR family winged helix-turn-helix transcriptional regulator — its product is MNETDRGLASEELVDRLTEVFDLVGPLYRRTQRKVEQDVSVEGLSVGVRAVLNLLGEHGPMTVPQMGRAQALSRQFVQRMVNDATAHGLVESAPNPAHKRSSLIRLTEQGQVAITTVIDRERAVLRQVGGDLTDAEVDACLRVLSRLLELLGNVDVD
- a CDS encoding replication-relaxation family protein, whose product is MHLLAVSPAPYTAVSVQQVSAIEQAAAAGKVPADGTTVHVQTQAEAGDVDLTPLADAERSRTHAWYLTPEGVRLTRDLPALRGRPPYPITSRTAASLKTPHTLTVVRAHLPFAADACLRGHEHGLWDWTPEVSHPIGEGERLVADAVMHYTVLDGEHRRKLRGFVEVDRSTMSSERLAVKLIEYARLFQYEAQPVGRRRQPAANGPAWLRWYPVFPRVLFVLTGASRTTLDNRISDLQAMVAHHPLVAALAREVQLGAGALEDIEQHGPSESVWVPLTGGAPRPWTAL
- a CDS encoding NUDIX domain-containing protein; this translates as MRPTAPNPADTDAWNAYLAEGNAKQARKRVAADVLLRDPSGRVLLVNPTYKPGWDLPGGMAEANEPPEDTARRELMEELGVHVTLLGLLVVDWVAPHGPWDDQIAFIFDGGTLDQDQADRLRPRDDELSEASFVTPAEASVYLQDRIRRRFEHALKALDTGRPLYLRDGEPVI
- the tgmB gene encoding ATP-grasp ribosomal peptide maturase, which encodes MTHPGPVLVVTNLDDPTTDLVIDELHGRGIPVVRFDSGDFPATLSVAATITSDGIQGTLTTPSRTADLGNVRSLYYRRPSGFAFPHLDQQTARFAVAQARYGLGGIIASLPGCLYVNHPHRIGDAEFKPSGLAAAAAAGFQLPPTLITSTPDAARSFVKRHGPVIYKPLAAPLYQDDEGVSCTVKVDEVTADDIDVEVGGTAHLFQQRVDKAADARVTVIGDHVFTVRIDSDLLDWRTDYTQLTYTTVTPPDGLTTALYRYLASFGLVFGAFDFAIDRWGTWWFLECNPSGQWAWLELETGLPMIAAMADLLERKNTT